From one Danio rerio strain Tuebingen ecotype United States chromosome 19, GRCz12tu, whole genome shotgun sequence genomic stretch:
- the rnf139 gene encoding E3 ubiquitin-protein ligase RNF139 isoform X1, producing MASAHGRLGQHFLAVLDVVLRVPSIFIIDAILNSYSDPGTGWSGAAGRALIRALGIVVSGVVLVLSQKSLFKFYTLFMAVLLGAASVLVNYYATAHADFYSAYNSAAVLPRDGPTLWLALALMQLLLGLGYVALLRVRSVCAALLLLDIMAPLWGLILELPADMKQVLAIASGVILATHAALNLLLKLKWFYYSCRYVYLLLRHMYRIYGLQLLLEDTWKRIRFPDILRVFWLTRVTAQAVILLYVVRVVRSESGMQLGWDVLWDLSSNLIISGCDSTLTVLGMSAVISSLAHYLGLSILAFIGSTEEEDKRLGFVAPVLFFILALQTGLSGLDPEERLVRLSRNMCLLLTAILHFIHGMTDPVLMSLSASHVSSVRRHVPVLLVSLVLFTLPVLLSFLLWHHYALNTWLFAVTAFCIELCLKVLVSLTVYALFMMDGFYNVLWEKLDDYVYYVRSTGNVIEFIFGVIMFGNGAYTMMFESGSKIRACMMCLHAYFNIYLQAKNGWKTFINRRTAVKKINSLPEVRGSRLRDIEDVCAICYQEFGSSARITPCSHYFHALCLRKWLYIQDTCPMCHQRVYIEDDTSERSTFSNNNGYGAAGQERAEFEENEGGAEDGVAAAGAEPENELLEDNDSIEYDEEEWGTQPGVTLIEEDYINDDTDSN from the coding sequence GTATTGTGGTGTCCGGTGTGGTTCTGGTGCTTTCCCAGAAGTCCCTGTTCAAGTTCTACACGCTCTTCATGGCTGTTCTGCTGGGCGCGGCGTCAGTGCTGGTCAACTACTACGCCACGGCACACGCCGACTTCTACAGCGCATACAACAGTGCTGCAGTGCTGCCGCGGGACGGGCCGACGCTCTGGCTAGCGTTAGCGCTGATGCAGCTGCTGCTGGGGTTGGGCTATGTGGCGCTGCTGCGCGTGCGGTCGGTGTGCGCTGCTCTCCTGCTGCTGGACATCATGGCGCCGCTGTGGGGGCTGATACTGGAGCTGCCGGCCGACATGAAGCAGGTGCTAGCGATAGCATCAGGAGTGATCTTAGCAACACACGCCGCGCTAAACCTGCTGCTGAAGCTGAAGTGGTTCTACTACTCCTGCCGCTACGTCTACCTGCTGCTGCGCCACATGTACCGCATCTACGGCCTGCAGCTGCTGCTGGAGGACACCTGGAAGCGCATCCGCTTCCCTGACATCCTGCGCGTGTTCTGGCTAACCCGCGTGACCGCGCAGGCCGTCATCCTGCTGTACGTGGTGCGCGTGGTGCGCTCTGAAAGCGGCATGCAGCTCGGATGGGACGTGTTGTGGGATTTGTCCAGTAATCTGATCATTAGCGGCTGCGACTCGACGCTAACTGTCCTCGGGATGAGCGCAGTCATATCATCTCTAGCGCATTACTTGGGTCTTAGCATCCTAGCGTTCATCGGCTCCACAGAGGAGGAGGATAAGCGGCTGGGGTTTGTTGCGCCCGTGCTGTTCTTCATCCTGGCGCTGCAGACGGGTCTAAGCGGCCTGGACCCCGAGGAGCGGCTGGTGCGGCTCAGCAGGAACATGTGCCTTCTGCTAACGGCGATTCTGCATTTCATCCACGGGATGACGGATCCGGTGCTCATGTCTCTCAGCGCGTCGCACGTGTCGTCAGTGCGCAGACATGTGCCGGTTCTGCTCGTGTCGCTAGTTCTGTTTACGCTGCCGGTCCTGCTCAGTTTCCTGCTGTGGCATCATTACGCGCTCAACACGTGGCTGTTCGCCGTCACGGCGTTCTGCATCGAGCTGTGTCTGAAGGTTCTGGTGTCGCTCACGGTATACGCGCTGTTCATGATGGACGGGTTCTACAATGTGCTGTGGGAGAAGCTGGACGATTACGTCTACTACGTGCGCTCTACTGGCAACGTGATTGAGTTCATATTCGGCGTGATCATGTTCGGAAACGGGGCGTACACGATGATGTTTGAGTCGGGGAGTAAGATCCGCGCGTGCATGATGTGCCTTCATGCGTATTTTAACATTTACCTGCAAGCCAAAAACGGCTGGAAAACGTTCATTAACCGGCGCACGGCTGTCAAGAAGATCAACTCTCTGCCGGAGGTGCGAGGCTCGCGGCTGCGGGACATCGAGGACGTCTGCGCCATCTGCTATCAGGAGTTCGGCTCGTCGGCGCGCATCACGCCCTGCAGCCATTACTTCCACGCGCTCTGCCTGCGCAAGTGGCTGTACATCCAGGACACGTGCCCCATGTGCCACCAGCGCGTCTACATCGAGGACGACACCAGCGAGCGCTCCACCTTCTCTAATAATAACGGATACGGGGCAGCAGGACAGGAGAGGGCGGAGTTTGAGGAGAATGAGGGTGGAGCTGAGGACGGCGTGGCTGCGGCAGGGGCGGAGCCTGAGAACGAGCTGCTGGAGGATAATGACAGTATTGAGTATGACGAGGAGGAGTGGGGAACGCAGCCCGGCGTCACGCTCATCGAGGAGGACTACATTAATGACGACACAGACTCCAACTGA